The following is a genomic window from Pseudomonas sp. FP2335.
GGTCGGTTGAGGGCTTTTCATAGCGGCTGATCCTTGGCTCATGGGCACCAGTAAATCTCTAATGTGGGTTGCAAAAACGCGCGAATCGGCATGGCAGCGATGTCGTCACCGGCCAGTGCAGCGCTCAAGGTCGTCAATTTCGAACTGCCGGAAATCGACAGTACGGTGTAGTTCGCCGAAGCCAGCAGCGCGCGACTCATGGTCAGGCGCTGGTGGGGTACGGTCGGCGCCAGCATCGGCCAGCAACGGCGCGTGCCGTCCGGCTGCAAGGCTTCGCTCAGGTTCGGGCTGTTGGGAAACAGCGACGCGGTGTGACCGTCATCGCCCATGCCCAGCACCAACACGTCAATCGCCGGCAATTCCGCCAGCAGGCGATCGGCCTGCTCGGCAGCGTCTTCAAGATTGGCCGCGGCGCTGTACAGGCTCAGGAATTTGGCCTTGGCCGCCGGGCCTTGCAGCAAGTATTGCTTGAGCAGACCGGCGTTGCTGTCGGCGTGTTCCACCGGCACCCAGCGTTCGTCGGCCAGGGTGATCGTCACCTTGGACCAGTCCAGGCCTTGCTTGGCCAGGTTCTGGAAAAACGCCACGGGGCTACGGCCACCGGACACCACCAACGTGGCTTCGCCACGGGCGCTGATGGCCGCACGCAATTGCTCG
Proteins encoded in this region:
- the pgl gene encoding 6-phosphogluconolactonase; the encoded protein is MAISDLKLPQGVTPHEYRTPVLLAQGLANDVAEQLRAAISARGEATLVVSGGRSPVAFFQNLAKQGLDWSKVTITLADERWVPVEHADSNAGLLKQYLLQGPAAKAKFLSLYSAAANLEDAAEQADRLLAELPAIDVLVLGMGDDGHTASLFPNSPNLSEALQPDGTRRCWPMLAPTVPHQRLTMSRALLASANYTVLSISGSSKLTTLSAALAGDDIAAMPIRAFLQPTLEIYWCP